A single genomic interval of Pseudorasbora parva isolate DD20220531a chromosome 21, ASM2467924v1, whole genome shotgun sequence harbors:
- the mrtfab gene encoding myocardin related transcription factor Ab isoform X1, whose protein sequence is MLDTNHCLHIDTSSFEDQPIQNGQEKMSLILDCDRNAYHSLKEVLQLKLQQRRTREELVSQGIMPPLKSPAAFHEQRKSLERARTEDYLKRKIRSRPERSELVRMHILEETSAEPSLQAKQLKLKRARLADDLNDKISHRPGPIELIHKNILPVHTLIGTESPKGESSSLDEDSSDALSPDPQCSQDSPLGLAPQHSPSDMLNMNGDLSPTQFLTQAPPPLLVASDASPPQNLTSETNMTHSSRPPTGHAKQQSKSSTDRASHRSKKPKDNKPKVKKLKYHQYIPPDQKNDREPPPQLDSSYAKILHQQQLFLQLQIINQQQQHYNYHTILPAPPKLPAEKQQPSTSLGPSSSQTISTSSTVSSNQNGPNRQSQPTAGGAKPSTLPANLDEFKVAELKQELKLRGLTVSGTKNDLIERLKNYQEQNNGSSAAAMKTMPAQLPQVSVQSSGATPHQTPKDAAAPVSAFSIAATTRVHSTTPPQIVRFSSTSSSPPVSPTPSDRSLAGLSPDETSCNGDVFGEMVSSPLTQLSLHPSPDHPSPIKEESLGQMQASCSFSRPGPLSVSQRQDPGSVAASALPSLDKDQMLQEKDKQIEELTRMLRQKQRLVETLRSQLEQGKRGAAAEVTDNIGNAEMSNGVEVKVKEEVKEEMDTSEDLQKQVQPLKKIQTQCSQQTLLKLQQIHRLQVQQQQMLVDLPNVQNTQLQQQQKQQQVDPQKLQQEQGRIQVLQLHKQQKAQLLQQQKLQLLQQQQKVKLLQQQQQKTLLQQQQKTQLQQKKTALLQQQQQQKLQQLIIQQSQQKQLQTNQKQQQTPQNQQLQTPQVSQVFINQPSGTQITTSFPLDLLKAHSTPTLVTDSNGNRYLIALTSNSVESLTGKSPQSKSNGRITLQRLQSTPSKLPSQSSAEMASPANQSQAVKEPDTKVQKVGLHLETTSVPESSQPVSVPPSFEPFFCEESNPLNKPSSPPPFKEDICPTFDRHTLFTPSSPKPNPQPPQSFKDNVSNNQQIDDLFEILIKSGEISSGFKASQDPSLSDLHSSPPTPSPPPPLHLSPATHPPDPVPSPSQQLQDRPCSRTVHLEDFLESTTGAPLLAVEPDGPLTLIDDLHNQMLSTYSILDHPPSPMDTSDLSFSPHPANLDFEDPTLDSMDWLDIPVVGGGSNCNGGGMVLAPLSSHTPPSVFSADFLDSPDLQIHWDSCL, encoded by the exons ATGCTGGACACAAACCACTGTCTTCACATTGATACTTCCTCTTTTGAGGATCAACCCATCCAAAATGGCCAGGAAAAGATGTCTCTGATTTTGGACTGTGACAGAAATGCATATCATAGCCTCAAAGAAG TTCTTCAGCTCAAACTACAACAAAGAAGGACCCGAGAGGAGCTGGTCAGCCAAGGAATCATGCCTC CTCTGAAGAGTCCAGCTGCCTTCCACGAACAGAGGAAAAGTCTGGAGAGAGCACGC ACTGAGGATTACCTGAAGAGAAAGATCAGGAGTCGGCCAGAGAGGTCAGAACTGGTCAGGATGCACATCCTAGAAG AGACTTCAGCCGAGCCCTCACTGCAGGCCAAGCAGCTGAAGCTAAAGAGAGCTCGATTGGCAGACGATCTCAATGATAAGATCTCCCACCGCCCTGGTCCCATCGAGCTTATCCACAAGAACATCCTCCCTGTGCACACGCTCATTG GTACAGAGTCTCCAAAGGGTGAGAGCTCCTCATTGGATGAGGACAGTAGTGATGCGCTGTCACCGGATCCCCAGTGCAGTCAGGACTCTCCGTTGGGTCTTGCCCCTCAACACTCCCCCTCTGATATGCTGAATATGAATGGAGACCTCTCACCTACTCAG TTCCTCACTCAGGCCCCACCTCCTTTACTTGTTGCGTCCGATGCCTCTCCGCCACAGAATCTGACCAGTGAAACTAACATGACGCACTCTTCCCGTCCACCGACGGGACATGCAAAG CAGCAGTCCAAGTCCAGCACAGATCGAGCTTCCCATCGATCCAAGAAACCCAAAGATAACAAGCCCAAAGTGAAGAAACTCAAATATCACCAGTATATCCCACCTGACCAGAAGAACGACCGGGAGCCTCCTCCTCAGTTGGACTCTTCATATGCCAAGATCCTCCACCAGCAGCAGCTATTCCTTCAGCTTCAGATCATTAACCAGCAACAGCAGCACTACAACTACCACACTATCTTACCCGCCCCTCCAAA ACTTCCTGCTGAAAAGCAGCAACCATCCACCAGTCTGGGCCCCTCCTCCTCCCAGACTATTTCCACAAGCTCGACAGTCTCCTCCAATCAGAATGGACCTAATCGTCAGAGCCAGCCTACAGCGGGGGGAGCTAAACCCAGCACTTTGCCTGCAAATCTGGATGAATTCAAA GTTGCAGAACTTAAACAAGAGCTCAAACTGAGGGGTCTGACGGTATCGGGAACTAAGAACGATCTTATTGAACGACTGAAGAACTACCAGGAGCAGAACAATGGATCTTCAGCCGCAGCTATGAAAACCATGCCTGCTCAGTTACCTCAGGTGTCAGTTCAGTCATCTGGGGCCACCCCACATCAAACTCCGAAAGATGCGGCTGCTCCAGTGTCTGCCTTTTCCATAGCGGCTACCACAAGGGTCCACAGCACTACTCCACCGCAAATCGTACGCTTCAGCAGCACTAGCTCCTCTCCTCCTGTATCTCCTACCCCCTCCGACCGTTCTCTGGCCGGATTGAGTCCAGATGAGACCAGCTGCAATGGGGATGTGTTTGGAGAAATG GTCAGTTCACCTCTCACCCAGCTCAGCCTGCACCCCTCTCCAGACCACCCGTCTCCAATTAAAGAGGAGTCTCTCGGGCAAATGCAGGCATCCTGCAGCTTTTCTCGCCCGGGTCCGCTGTCAGTCTCACAGCGTCAGGATCCAGGTTCAGTGGCAGCATCTGCATTACCTTCTCTAGACAAAGACCAAATGCTTCAGGAGAAGGACAAGCAGATCGAGGAGTTGACACGCATGCTCAGACAGAAGCAGAGGTTGGTGGAGACCCTACGCTCTCAGCTGGAGCAGGGTAAGCGCGGAGCAGCTGCAGAGGTCACAGACAACATTGGTAATGCTGAAATGTCTAACGGAGTGGAAGTGAAGGTGAAGGAAGAGGTCAAGGAGGAAATGGACACATCAGAGGACCTGCAGAAGCAAGTCCAGCCCCTGAAAAAGATCCAGACGCAGTGTTCGCAGCAGACTCTGCTCAAGCTGCAGCAGATTCACCGGCTGCAGGTGCAGCAGCAGCAAATGCTGGTGGACCTACCAAATGTACAGAACACTCAGTTGCAGCAACAGCAAAAACAGCAGCAAGTTGACCCACAGAAACTGCAGCAAGAGCAAGGAAGGATACAGGTGTTGCAGCTGCACAAGCAGCAGAAGGCACAATTATTGCAGCAGCAGAAGTTGCAGttactgcagcagcagcagaaggTGAAGTTACTACAACAGCAGCAACAGAAGACACTGTTACAACAGCAGCAGAAGACTCAATTGCAGCAAAAGAAGACAGCGTTActgcaacagcagcagcaacaaaaGTTGCAGCAGCTCATCATCCAGCAGAGCCAACAAAAGCAGCTACAAACCAatcagaagcagcagcagaCGCCACAAAATCAGCAGTTACAGACACCACAG gtatCACAAGTGTTTATCAACCAGCCATCTGGCACTCAAATTACTACGTCTTTCCCACTGGATCTCCTGAAAGCTCACTCCACACCCACGCTGGTCACAGACAGCAATGGCAACCGTTATCTAATTGCCCTCACCAGTAATAGTGTGGAAAGCCTGACTGGAAAGTCTCCACAGAGCAAATCTAATGGGCGGATTACTCTACAG AGATTGCAGTCAACCCCTAGCAAGCTACCTAGTCAGTCATCTGCTGAAATGGCTAGTCCTGCCAACCAATCACAAGCTGTCAAAGAGCCCGACACCAAA GTTCAGAAAGTTGGGCTCCACTTGGAAACCACAAGTGTTCCGGAGTCTAGCCAGCCAGTGTCCGTCCCACCCAGCTTTGAGCCCTTCTTCTGTGAGGAATCCAACCCACTGAACAAGCCCTCTTCACCCCCTCCATTTAAG GAGGACATTTGCCCAACTTTTGATCGACATACTTTATTCACCCCTTCCTCCCCAAAGCCGAACCCTCAACCCCCTCAAAGTTTCAAA GATAATGTCTCTAACAACCAGCAAATAGATGATTTGTTCGAAATCCTGATCAAGAGTGgag AAATTTCATCTGGATTTAAAGCCAGTCAAGACCCCTCCCTGTCAGACCTCCACTCCAGCCCACCCACTCCATCCCCACCTCCTCCGCTCCACCTCTCGCCAGCCACGCACCCCCCCGACCCTGTTCCCTCTCCTTCCCAGCAGCTCCAGGACAGGCCGTGCTCTAGAACTGTCCACCTCGAGGACTTCCTGGAGAGCACCACCGGTGCTCCTCTTCTCGCCGTGGAGCCGGACGGCCCATTGACGTTGATCGATGACCTCCACAACCAAATGCTGAGCACTTACAGTATTCTGGACCATCCCCCATCTCCAATGGACACCAGTGACCTGAGCTTCTCACCCCACCCAGCCAACCTGGACTTTGAGGACCCAACCCTGGATAGCATGGATTGGCTGGATATACCCGTGGTAGGAGGGGGCAGTAATTGCAACGGCGGGGGTATGGTCCTTGCCCCTCTCAGCTCGCACACCCCACCCAGTGTATTTTCTGCTGACTTTTTGGACAGTCCAGATCTGCAGATCCACTGGGACTCATGTTTGTAG
- the mrtfab gene encoding myocardin related transcription factor Ab isoform X4: MLDTNHCLHIDTSSFEDQPIQNGQEKMSLILDCDRNAYHSLKEVLQLKLQQRRTREELVSQGIMPPLKSPAAFHEQRKSLERARTEDYLKRKIRSRPERSELVRMHILEETSAEPSLQAKQLKLKRARLADDLNDKISHRPGPIELIHKNILPVHTLIGTESPKGESSSLDEDSSDALSPDPQCSQDSPLGLAPQHSPSDMLNMNGDLSPTQFLTQAPPPLLVASDASPPQNLTSETNMTHSSRPPTGHAKQQSKSSTDRASHRSKKPKDNKPKVKKLKYHQYIPPDQKNDREPPPQLDSSYAKILHQQQLFLQLQIINQQQQHYNYHTILPAPPKLPAEKQQPSTSLGPSSSQTISTSSTVSSNQNGPNRQSQPTAGGAKPSTLPANLDEFKVAELKQELKLRGLTVSGTKNDLIERLKNYQEQNNGSSAAAMKTMPAQLPQVSVQSSGATPHQTPKDAAAPVSAFSIAATTRVHSTTPPQIVRFSSTSSSPPVSPTPSDRSLAGLSPDETSCNGDVFGEMVSSPLTQLSLHPSPDHPSPIKEESLGQMQASCSFSRPGPLSVSQRQDPGSVAASALPSLDKDQMLQEKDKQIEELTRMLRQKQRLVETLRSQLEQGKRGAAAEVTDNIGNAEMSNGVEVKVKEEVKEEMDTSEDLQKQVQPLKKIQTQCSQQTLLKLQQIHRLQVQQQQMLVDLPNVQNTQLQQQQKQQQVDPQKLQQEQGRIQVLQLHKQQKAQLLQQQKLQLLQQQQKVKLLQQQQQKTLLQQQQKTQLQQKKTALLQQQQQQKLQQLIIQQSQQKQLQTNQKQQQTPQNQQLQTPQVSQVFINQPSGTQITTSFPLDLLKAHSTPTLVTDSNGNRYLIALTSNSVESLTGKSPQSKSNGRITLQRLQSTPSKLPSQSSAEMASPANQSQAVKEPDTKVQKVGLHLETTSVPESSQPVSVPPSFEPFFCEESNPLNKPSSPPPFKDNVSNNQQIDDLFEILIKSGEISSGFKASQDPSLSDLHSSPPTPSPPPPLHLSPATHPPDPVPSPSQQLQDRPCSRTVHLEDFLESTTGAPLLAVEPDGPLTLIDDLHNQMLSTYSILDHPPSPMDTSDLSFSPHPANLDFEDPTLDSMDWLDIPVVGGGSNCNGGGMVLAPLSSHTPPSVFSADFLDSPDLQIHWDSCL; the protein is encoded by the exons ATGCTGGACACAAACCACTGTCTTCACATTGATACTTCCTCTTTTGAGGATCAACCCATCCAAAATGGCCAGGAAAAGATGTCTCTGATTTTGGACTGTGACAGAAATGCATATCATAGCCTCAAAGAAG TTCTTCAGCTCAAACTACAACAAAGAAGGACCCGAGAGGAGCTGGTCAGCCAAGGAATCATGCCTC CTCTGAAGAGTCCAGCTGCCTTCCACGAACAGAGGAAAAGTCTGGAGAGAGCACGC ACTGAGGATTACCTGAAGAGAAAGATCAGGAGTCGGCCAGAGAGGTCAGAACTGGTCAGGATGCACATCCTAGAAG AGACTTCAGCCGAGCCCTCACTGCAGGCCAAGCAGCTGAAGCTAAAGAGAGCTCGATTGGCAGACGATCTCAATGATAAGATCTCCCACCGCCCTGGTCCCATCGAGCTTATCCACAAGAACATCCTCCCTGTGCACACGCTCATTG GTACAGAGTCTCCAAAGGGTGAGAGCTCCTCATTGGATGAGGACAGTAGTGATGCGCTGTCACCGGATCCCCAGTGCAGTCAGGACTCTCCGTTGGGTCTTGCCCCTCAACACTCCCCCTCTGATATGCTGAATATGAATGGAGACCTCTCACCTACTCAG TTCCTCACTCAGGCCCCACCTCCTTTACTTGTTGCGTCCGATGCCTCTCCGCCACAGAATCTGACCAGTGAAACTAACATGACGCACTCTTCCCGTCCACCGACGGGACATGCAAAG CAGCAGTCCAAGTCCAGCACAGATCGAGCTTCCCATCGATCCAAGAAACCCAAAGATAACAAGCCCAAAGTGAAGAAACTCAAATATCACCAGTATATCCCACCTGACCAGAAGAACGACCGGGAGCCTCCTCCTCAGTTGGACTCTTCATATGCCAAGATCCTCCACCAGCAGCAGCTATTCCTTCAGCTTCAGATCATTAACCAGCAACAGCAGCACTACAACTACCACACTATCTTACCCGCCCCTCCAAA ACTTCCTGCTGAAAAGCAGCAACCATCCACCAGTCTGGGCCCCTCCTCCTCCCAGACTATTTCCACAAGCTCGACAGTCTCCTCCAATCAGAATGGACCTAATCGTCAGAGCCAGCCTACAGCGGGGGGAGCTAAACCCAGCACTTTGCCTGCAAATCTGGATGAATTCAAA GTTGCAGAACTTAAACAAGAGCTCAAACTGAGGGGTCTGACGGTATCGGGAACTAAGAACGATCTTATTGAACGACTGAAGAACTACCAGGAGCAGAACAATGGATCTTCAGCCGCAGCTATGAAAACCATGCCTGCTCAGTTACCTCAGGTGTCAGTTCAGTCATCTGGGGCCACCCCACATCAAACTCCGAAAGATGCGGCTGCTCCAGTGTCTGCCTTTTCCATAGCGGCTACCACAAGGGTCCACAGCACTACTCCACCGCAAATCGTACGCTTCAGCAGCACTAGCTCCTCTCCTCCTGTATCTCCTACCCCCTCCGACCGTTCTCTGGCCGGATTGAGTCCAGATGAGACCAGCTGCAATGGGGATGTGTTTGGAGAAATG GTCAGTTCACCTCTCACCCAGCTCAGCCTGCACCCCTCTCCAGACCACCCGTCTCCAATTAAAGAGGAGTCTCTCGGGCAAATGCAGGCATCCTGCAGCTTTTCTCGCCCGGGTCCGCTGTCAGTCTCACAGCGTCAGGATCCAGGTTCAGTGGCAGCATCTGCATTACCTTCTCTAGACAAAGACCAAATGCTTCAGGAGAAGGACAAGCAGATCGAGGAGTTGACACGCATGCTCAGACAGAAGCAGAGGTTGGTGGAGACCCTACGCTCTCAGCTGGAGCAGGGTAAGCGCGGAGCAGCTGCAGAGGTCACAGACAACATTGGTAATGCTGAAATGTCTAACGGAGTGGAAGTGAAGGTGAAGGAAGAGGTCAAGGAGGAAATGGACACATCAGAGGACCTGCAGAAGCAAGTCCAGCCCCTGAAAAAGATCCAGACGCAGTGTTCGCAGCAGACTCTGCTCAAGCTGCAGCAGATTCACCGGCTGCAGGTGCAGCAGCAGCAAATGCTGGTGGACCTACCAAATGTACAGAACACTCAGTTGCAGCAACAGCAAAAACAGCAGCAAGTTGACCCACAGAAACTGCAGCAAGAGCAAGGAAGGATACAGGTGTTGCAGCTGCACAAGCAGCAGAAGGCACAATTATTGCAGCAGCAGAAGTTGCAGttactgcagcagcagcagaaggTGAAGTTACTACAACAGCAGCAACAGAAGACACTGTTACAACAGCAGCAGAAGACTCAATTGCAGCAAAAGAAGACAGCGTTActgcaacagcagcagcaacaaaaGTTGCAGCAGCTCATCATCCAGCAGAGCCAACAAAAGCAGCTACAAACCAatcagaagcagcagcagaCGCCACAAAATCAGCAGTTACAGACACCACAG gtatCACAAGTGTTTATCAACCAGCCATCTGGCACTCAAATTACTACGTCTTTCCCACTGGATCTCCTGAAAGCTCACTCCACACCCACGCTGGTCACAGACAGCAATGGCAACCGTTATCTAATTGCCCTCACCAGTAATAGTGTGGAAAGCCTGACTGGAAAGTCTCCACAGAGCAAATCTAATGGGCGGATTACTCTACAG AGATTGCAGTCAACCCCTAGCAAGCTACCTAGTCAGTCATCTGCTGAAATGGCTAGTCCTGCCAACCAATCACAAGCTGTCAAAGAGCCCGACACCAAA GTTCAGAAAGTTGGGCTCCACTTGGAAACCACAAGTGTTCCGGAGTCTAGCCAGCCAGTGTCCGTCCCACCCAGCTTTGAGCCCTTCTTCTGTGAGGAATCCAACCCACTGAACAAGCCCTCTTCACCCCCTCCATTTAAG GATAATGTCTCTAACAACCAGCAAATAGATGATTTGTTCGAAATCCTGATCAAGAGTGgag AAATTTCATCTGGATTTAAAGCCAGTCAAGACCCCTCCCTGTCAGACCTCCACTCCAGCCCACCCACTCCATCCCCACCTCCTCCGCTCCACCTCTCGCCAGCCACGCACCCCCCCGACCCTGTTCCCTCTCCTTCCCAGCAGCTCCAGGACAGGCCGTGCTCTAGAACTGTCCACCTCGAGGACTTCCTGGAGAGCACCACCGGTGCTCCTCTTCTCGCCGTGGAGCCGGACGGCCCATTGACGTTGATCGATGACCTCCACAACCAAATGCTGAGCACTTACAGTATTCTGGACCATCCCCCATCTCCAATGGACACCAGTGACCTGAGCTTCTCACCCCACCCAGCCAACCTGGACTTTGAGGACCCAACCCTGGATAGCATGGATTGGCTGGATATACCCGTGGTAGGAGGGGGCAGTAATTGCAACGGCGGGGGTATGGTCCTTGCCCCTCTCAGCTCGCACACCCCACCCAGTGTATTTTCTGCTGACTTTTTGGACAGTCCAGATCTGCAGATCCACTGGGACTCATGTTTGTAG